One Pseudomonas brassicacearum genomic region harbors:
- the hmgA gene encoding homogentisate 1,2-dioxygenase, producing MHLDSTASDLAYQSGFGNEFASEALPGALPVGQNSPQKAPYGLYTELFSGTAFTMARSEARRTWLYRIRPSANHPVFVKLERQMAGGPLGEVTPNRLRWNPLDIPAEPTDFIDGLVRMAANAGSDKPAGISIYHYRANRSMERVFFNADGEWLIVPQLGRLRIATELGVLELAPLEIALLPRGLKFRVELLDPQARGYLAENHGAPLRLPDLGPIGSNGLANPRDFLTPVAHYENLAQPTTLVQKFLGELWGCELDHSPLDVVAWHGNNVPYKYDLRRFNTLGTVSFDHPDPSIFTVLTSPTSVHGLANLDFVIFPPRWMVAENTFRPPWFHRNLMNEFMGLIQGAYDAKAEGFLPGGASLHSCMSAHGPDGETCTKAINAQLAPAKIDNTMAFMFETSQVLRPSRFALDCPQLQTDYDACWASLPVTFDPTRR from the coding sequence ATGCACCTCGACTCCACGGCGTCGGATCTGGCTTACCAATCCGGTTTCGGCAACGAGTTCGCCAGCGAAGCACTGCCCGGCGCACTGCCGGTCGGCCAGAACTCCCCGCAAAAAGCCCCGTACGGTCTCTACACTGAGTTGTTCTCCGGTACCGCGTTCACCATGGCCCGCAGCGAAGCGCGGCGTACCTGGCTGTATCGCATCCGGCCGTCGGCCAATCACCCGGTCTTCGTCAAGCTTGAGCGGCAGATGGCCGGCGGTCCGTTGGGTGAGGTCACGCCCAATCGCCTGCGTTGGAACCCGCTGGACATTCCCGCCGAACCGACCGATTTCATCGACGGACTGGTTCGCATGGCGGCCAATGCCGGCTCGGACAAACCGGCCGGCATCAGCATTTACCACTACCGCGCCAACCGTTCCATGGAGCGGGTGTTCTTCAATGCCGACGGGGAATGGCTGATCGTGCCGCAACTGGGACGGCTGCGAATCGCCACCGAACTGGGCGTGCTGGAATTGGCACCGCTGGAGATTGCCCTGCTGCCCCGGGGCTTGAAGTTTCGCGTCGAACTGCTCGACCCGCAGGCCCGCGGTTACCTCGCTGAAAACCATGGTGCACCGCTGCGCCTGCCGGACCTCGGGCCCATCGGCAGCAATGGCCTGGCCAACCCGCGAGATTTCCTGACACCGGTCGCTCATTACGAAAACCTCGCCCAGCCGACCACGCTGGTGCAGAAGTTCCTCGGCGAGTTGTGGGGCTGTGAACTGGATCATTCGCCGCTTGACGTGGTGGCCTGGCACGGCAACAACGTGCCGTACAAATACGACCTGCGCCGTTTCAACACCCTCGGCACGGTCAGCTTCGACCACCCGGACCCGTCGATTTTCACCGTATTGACCTCGCCCACCAGCGTCCACGGCCTGGCCAACCTCGACTTCGTGATCTTCCCGCCGCGCTGGATGGTGGCGGAAAACACCTTCCGTCCACCGTGGTTCCACCGCAACCTGATGAACGAATTCATGGGCCTGATCCAGGGCGCCTACGATGCCAAGGCCGAAGGTTTCCTGCCCGGCGGTGCCTCCCTGCACAGTTGCATGAGTGCCCATGGCCCGGACGGCGAAACCTGCACCAAGGCGATCAATGCCCAGCTGGCGCCTGCGAAAATCGACAACACCATGGCCTTCATGTTCGAGACCAGCCAGGTCCTGCGCCCGAGCCGTTTCGCCCTGGACTGCCCGCAACTGCAAACCGACTACGATGCTTGTTGGGCCTCGCTGCCTGTCACGTTCGACCCGACCCGGAGATAA
- the fahA gene encoding fumarylacetoacetase: MTQVSPARSWVASANGHADFPLQNLPLGIFSIDGGAPRSGVAIGERIFDLPAALQAGLFDGAAREAVAAMQGGQLNAFFDLGRAARVALRERLLELLREDSPLRGKIEALGAKLLPLASDCQMHLPAKINDYTDFYVGIEHAQNVGKLFRPDNPLLPNYKYVPIGYHGRASTIRPSGTDVRRPKGQTLPAGQTEPTFGPCARLDYELELGIWIGKGNALGEPIAIGDAAEHIGGFCLLNDWSARDIQAWEYQPLGPFLSKSFLTSISPWVVTAEALEPFRRPQPARPEGDPQPLPYLLDKRDQAAGAFDIELEVLLLTETMREQNLPAHRLTLSNTQYMYWTVAQMVAHHSVNGCQLQAGDLFGSGTLSGPENGQFGSLLEITEGGKTPIELASGEVRKFLEDGDEIILRARCRGEGVTSIGFGECRGKILPAR, from the coding sequence ATGACTCAAGTTTCCCCTGCCCGTAGCTGGGTTGCCTCCGCCAACGGCCATGCCGATTTCCCACTGCAAAACCTGCCGCTGGGAATCTTCAGCATCGATGGCGGTGCCCCGCGCAGCGGCGTGGCGATCGGCGAGCGGATTTTCGATTTACCAGCTGCGCTGCAAGCGGGCCTGTTTGACGGTGCGGCGCGTGAAGCCGTCGCAGCCATGCAGGGCGGCCAGTTGAACGCGTTCTTCGACCTGGGACGCGCCGCCCGGGTGGCCTTGCGTGAACGGTTGCTGGAGTTGCTGCGCGAAGACAGTCCGCTGCGGGGCAAGATCGAAGCCCTGGGCGCGAAACTGCTGCCCCTGGCGAGCGATTGCCAGATGCACCTGCCGGCGAAGATCAACGACTACACCGACTTCTACGTCGGTATCGAGCACGCACAAAATGTCGGTAAGCTGTTCCGTCCCGACAATCCATTGTTGCCCAATTACAAATACGTACCCATCGGTTACCACGGCCGTGCCTCGACCATTCGCCCGTCCGGCACCGATGTGCGCCGTCCCAAGGGCCAGACCCTGCCGGCCGGCCAGACCGAGCCGACTTTCGGCCCGTGTGCGCGGCTGGACTATGAGCTGGAATTGGGCATCTGGATCGGCAAGGGCAACGCCCTGGGCGAACCCATCGCCATCGGCGATGCCGCCGAGCACATCGGCGGTTTCTGCCTGCTCAACGACTGGTCGGCCCGGGATATCCAGGCCTGGGAATACCAGCCGCTGGGGCCCTTTTTGTCGAAGAGTTTCCTGACCAGTATTTCGCCATGGGTCGTGACGGCCGAAGCCCTCGAACCGTTCCGCCGTCCTCAACCGGCACGCCCGGAAGGCGATCCGCAGCCGCTGCCGTATTTGCTGGACAAGCGTGACCAGGCCGCCGGGGCATTCGATATCGAGCTGGAAGTCCTGCTGCTGACCGAAACCATGCGCGAGCAGAATCTGCCGGCCCATCGGCTGACCCTGAGCAACACCCAGTACATGTACTGGACCGTGGCCCAAATGGTCGCCCACCACAGCGTCAATGGCTGCCAGTTGCAAGCCGGTGATCTGTTTGGTTCGGGGACTTTGTCGGGACCTGAAAACGGCCAGTTTGGCAGCCTGCTGGAAATCACCGAGGGCGGTAAAACGCCGATCGAACTGGCTTCTGGCGAAGTTCGTAAATTCCTCGAAGACGGCGACGAAATCATCCTGCGGGCCCGTTGCCGCGGGGAGGGCGTCACGTCCATCGGCTTCGGCGAATGCCGGGGCAAGATCCTGCCGGCGCGTTGA
- the maiA gene encoding maleylacetoacetate isomerase yields the protein MELYTYYRSTSSYRVRIALALKGLDYQALPVNLIAVPGGEHRQPAYLAINPQGRVPALRTDEGALLVQSPAIIEYLEERYPQVPLLSADLAVRAHERGVAALIGCDVHPLHNVSVLNKLRQWGHDETQVTEWIGHWISQGLAAVEQLIGDEGYCFGAAPGLADVYLIPQLYAAERFNVSLQTYPRIRRAAALAAGHSAFQKAHPANQPDTP from the coding sequence ATGGAACTCTATACCTATTACCGTTCCACCTCTTCCTACCGGGTGCGCATTGCGCTGGCGCTCAAGGGCCTGGATTACCAGGCCCTGCCGGTCAACCTGATCGCTGTGCCTGGGGGCGAGCATCGCCAGCCGGCCTACTTGGCGATCAACCCCCAGGGTCGTGTACCGGCACTGCGCACCGATGAGGGGGCGTTGCTGGTGCAATCACCCGCCATCATCGAATACCTGGAGGAACGTTATCCACAGGTGCCGCTGCTCAGCGCGGACTTGGCGGTTCGCGCCCATGAGCGAGGCGTCGCGGCGTTGATCGGTTGCGATGTCCATCCGCTGCACAACGTCAGCGTGCTCAACAAACTGCGCCAGTGGGGTCACGATGAAACCCAGGTGACGGAGTGGATCGGGCACTGGATCAGCCAGGGGCTGGCGGCGGTGGAGCAGTTGATTGGCGATGAGGGTTATTGCTTCGGTGCCGCACCAGGGTTGGCAGACGTTTACCTGATCCCGCAGTTGTACGCGGCCGAGCGGTTCAATGTGTCTTTGCAAACGTATCCACGGATTCGTCGGGCTGCGGCATTGGCGGCTGGGCATTCGGCCTTCCAAAAGGCACACCCGGCGAATCAGCCGGATACCCCCTGA
- a CDS encoding SirB1 family protein produces the protein MKPRQAFFDCLHRSPPALFEAALWIAAEHERDADVPTLLKDFKDLQQRVSHGLPMLPVSELGQPLLRRLNDLGFAQDDFTPLRPRAALLNQVLARKRGQPLALGLIALELARCLEIPMVGVNFPGHFLLRVPGADHLLDPCGGRRLYPNDCRELLQRQYGANMPLKAEHLVTAEPAQMLQRLSRNLRQLHLSNDDYIAALIDAERVLELGNASAADYLARASLYQRLDCPNAERFDLEHALMLSDDPIQRIRLTERLGHLPPNSVVH, from the coding sequence ATGAAACCGCGCCAAGCCTTTTTTGACTGTCTTCACCGCTCGCCACCGGCACTGTTCGAAGCGGCGTTATGGATCGCTGCCGAACATGAACGCGACGCGGACGTACCGACCTTGCTGAAGGATTTCAAGGATCTGCAGCAACGGGTCAGCCATGGCCTGCCGATGCTGCCTGTGAGCGAACTGGGCCAACCGCTGTTGCGGCGCCTCAATGACCTGGGGTTTGCCCAGGACGATTTCACACCTCTGCGCCCGCGTGCGGCGCTGCTCAACCAAGTGCTGGCGCGCAAACGCGGCCAACCCCTGGCGCTGGGCCTGATTGCCCTGGAATTGGCCCGATGCCTGGAAATTCCGATGGTCGGCGTCAATTTTCCCGGCCATTTCCTGCTGCGAGTGCCCGGCGCCGACCATCTACTCGACCCGTGCGGTGGTCGTCGGCTGTACCCCAATGACTGTCGCGAACTGCTGCAACGCCAATACGGCGCGAACATGCCGCTCAAGGCCGAGCACCTGGTCACCGCCGAACCAGCGCAGATGCTCCAGCGCCTGTCGCGCAATCTCCGTCAACTGCACCTGTCGAACGACGATTACATTGCGGCGCTTATCGACGCCGAACGCGTGCTGGAACTGGGCAATGCCAGCGCCGCCGATTATCTGGCCCGCGCCAGCCTGTACCAGCGGCTCGATTGCCCCAATGCCGAACGCTTCGACCTGGAACATGCCCTGATGCTCAGCGACGACCCGATCCAGCGAATCCGGCTGACGGAGCGATTGGGCCATTTGCCGCCGAATTCGGTGGTGCATTGA
- a CDS encoding Glu/Leu/Phe/Val dehydrogenase family protein, whose translation MFALMQSSRLESLHLSVDPATGLKAVIAIHCSRPGPALGGCRYLAYPDDESAVVDAVRLAQGMSYKAALAGLPVGGGVAVIMRPAHVESRAALFEAFGRCIEQLDGRYITAIDSGTSVADMDCIAQQTRHVTSTTASGDPAPHAAMGVFAGIRATAMARLGSDNLESLRVAIQGLGNVGYALAEQLHAAGAELLVSDIDPGKVQLAMEQLGAHPIANDALLSTPCDILAPCGLGGVLNSHSVAQLRCSAVAGSAHNQLSSLQVADQLERRGILYAPDYVINSGGLIYVALKHRGEELPTITAHLSKIGARLTEVFAHAQAEKRSPARVADELAERLLYR comes from the coding sequence ATGTTTGCTCTCATGCAAAGCTCCCGCCTTGAATCGCTGCACCTAAGCGTAGACCCGGCGACCGGGTTGAAGGCGGTGATTGCCATTCATTGCAGCCGTCCGGGGCCCGCCCTGGGAGGCTGTCGTTACCTTGCCTACCCCGACGACGAAAGTGCCGTGGTCGACGCCGTGCGCCTGGCCCAGGGCATGAGCTACAAGGCTGCCCTGGCCGGCTTGCCGGTGGGTGGCGGGGTCGCGGTGATCATGCGTCCGGCCCATGTCGAAAGCCGGGCCGCGCTGTTCGAAGCCTTTGGTCGCTGCATCGAGCAATTGGACGGTCGCTACATCACCGCCATCGACAGCGGCACCTCGGTGGCCGACATGGATTGCATCGCCCAGCAGACCCGTCATGTCACCAGCACCACGGCCTCGGGAGACCCGGCGCCCCATGCGGCGATGGGGGTATTTGCCGGCATTCGTGCCACGGCCATGGCCCGTCTGGGTAGCGATAACCTGGAAAGCCTGCGGGTCGCGATCCAGGGGCTGGGCAACGTCGGTTACGCCTTGGCCGAACAGTTGCACGCGGCGGGCGCGGAGTTGCTGGTCAGCGACATCGACCCTGGCAAGGTGCAACTGGCGATGGAGCAACTGGGCGCTCATCCGATCGCCAACGATGCGTTGCTCAGCACACCCTGCGACATCCTCGCCCCCTGTGGGTTGGGCGGTGTGCTCAACAGCCACAGCGTGGCGCAACTGCGCTGCTCGGCCGTTGCCGGTTCTGCCCATAACCAGTTGAGCAGTCTGCAAGTGGCCGATCAACTGGAACGGCGCGGGATACTGTATGCGCCGGACTACGTGATCAACTCCGGCGGCCTGATCTACGTGGCCCTCAAGCATCGTGGCGAAGAGTTGCCAACCATCACGGCGCACCTGTCCAAGATCGGCGCGCGGCTCACGGAAGTCTTCGCCCATGCCCAGGCGGAAAAACGCTCACCGGCCCGGGTAGCCGATGAGTTGGCGGAGCGTTTGTTGTACCGATAA
- a CDS encoding benzoate/H(+) symporter BenE family transporter produces the protein MDTLRKDLSLSAVIAGLIAVIISYAGPLIIVFQAAKEAHLPNDVVSSWIWAISIGSGITGLLLSWRLRVPVITAWSTPGAALLVSMLPNVTLPQAIGAYVVASVIIAVVGLSGAFDKLMNRLPKAIAAAMLAGILFRFGAELFTSIKLQPALVLAMIAAYLVFKRFSPRYAILSVLIVGCAVAASFGELNSSSITVAVAHPVFIAPEWSWHAIINIGLPLALVTLTGQHVPGMAVLRTSGYNTPARSIISVTALGSVLMAPFGSHGFNLAAITAAICTGREAHENRDRRYIAGIACGVFYILMGTFGATLASVFSALPKELIASLAGLALFGAISAGLTGAMADEKQREAALLTFLVTASGMSFLGLAAAFWGLIFGLVAHFVLTYTRENKTTVIAEGGRP, from the coding sequence ATGGACACACTCAGAAAGGATCTATCGCTGTCAGCGGTCATTGCGGGCCTTATCGCCGTGATCATTTCCTACGCCGGCCCGCTCATCATCGTATTTCAGGCAGCCAAGGAAGCACACCTGCCTAACGACGTGGTGTCTTCGTGGATCTGGGCGATCTCCATCGGCAGCGGGATCACCGGCCTGCTCCTGAGCTGGCGCCTGCGTGTCCCCGTGATTACGGCGTGGTCGACACCGGGCGCTGCGTTGCTGGTGTCGATGCTGCCCAACGTCACGCTGCCCCAGGCCATCGGCGCCTACGTGGTGGCGTCAGTGATCATCGCCGTGGTCGGTTTGTCCGGAGCCTTCGACAAACTGATGAACCGCCTGCCCAAGGCCATTGCCGCCGCCATGCTTGCAGGCATCCTGTTCCGCTTCGGCGCCGAGCTGTTCACGTCCATCAAGCTGCAACCGGCGCTGGTGCTGGCGATGATCGCCGCTTACCTGGTGTTCAAGCGCTTTTCGCCACGCTATGCGATTTTGTCGGTACTGATCGTCGGTTGTGCGGTGGCCGCCTCGTTCGGTGAGCTCAACAGCAGCTCGATCACCGTCGCAGTGGCCCACCCGGTCTTTATCGCCCCGGAATGGAGCTGGCACGCGATCATCAACATTGGCTTGCCACTGGCGCTGGTGACCTTGACCGGCCAACACGTGCCGGGCATGGCGGTGTTGCGCACCTCGGGTTACAACACGCCAGCGCGCTCGATCATTTCAGTCACCGCGCTTGGCTCGGTCTTGATGGCTCCCTTCGGATCCCACGGTTTTAACCTGGCAGCCATTACCGCAGCGATCTGCACTGGCCGCGAAGCCCACGAGAACCGAGACAGACGCTACATCGCCGGGATCGCCTGCGGGGTGTTCTACATTTTGATGGGCACCTTCGGCGCCACCCTGGCCTCGGTGTTTTCCGCGCTGCCCAAAGAGCTGATCGCATCCCTTGCCGGCCTGGCCTTGTTCGGTGCGATCAGTGCCGGGCTGACCGGCGCCATGGCCGACGAGAAACAACGGGAAGCCGCATTGCTCACCTTCCTGGTGACGGCCTCGGGTATGAGTTTCCTGGGCTTGGCCGCGGCGTTCTGGGGGCTGATATTCGGGCTCGTGGCGCATTTCGTGCTGACCTACACCCGGGAAAACAAAACCACCGTCATCGCCGAGGGTGGACGCCCCTGA
- a CDS encoding PLP-dependent aminotransferase family protein, translating into MWVPQLSELNQPMYLSIADALARDISNGVLNEGDRLPTLRELATTLNVTPGTISRAYSEAHRRRLVQGEVGRGTYVLNQKSPELSASNSAASLNLGQSELLDLSIIKPSSETLEYWLRDALVGMAKSTDFARALDYAPDGGHPAHREAGAQWLRHSLPDAQWQQVVITAGAQHGLMVAMSALTNAGDLVLCEALCYPGIISLAHGLERRLRGVPMDDEGIIPEALRELCLREKPAMLVCVATCQNPTAAIMSQKRRAQIAALAEEFDFIILDDDIYGFLATDPSIKPLSAFAPDRSVYLTSLSKSVMPALRIGYLYSPPKLLSRLASMVRSSVWMPSPLTAQLASNVITEGLDKKLVRIQRNEAAGRQAIAREIFANVEFKAQPHAYHVWLTLPEPWTSDEFTMLARANGVLVLSGTQFQAERSGSTRCVRLVLMSPTSQDELRFALTKLASLIDSDPRRYY; encoded by the coding sequence ATGTGGGTCCCCCAGCTAAGCGAGCTCAACCAGCCGATGTATTTGTCGATTGCCGATGCGTTGGCGCGCGATATCAGCAACGGGGTGTTGAACGAAGGTGATCGCCTGCCGACGTTGCGAGAGCTGGCCACCACCCTGAATGTCACGCCGGGCACCATCAGCCGGGCCTATAGCGAAGCCCATCGGCGTCGCCTGGTGCAGGGGGAAGTGGGGCGGGGTACTTATGTGCTCAATCAGAAGTCGCCTGAGTTGTCGGCGAGCAATAGCGCCGCGTCGCTGAATCTGGGGCAATCCGAATTACTCGATCTTTCAATCATCAAGCCTTCCAGCGAAACCTTGGAGTATTGGTTGCGCGACGCGCTGGTGGGCATGGCCAAAAGCACTGATTTCGCTCGCGCCCTCGATTACGCACCGGATGGCGGGCACCCGGCGCATCGCGAGGCGGGAGCGCAATGGTTGCGTCATTCATTGCCCGACGCACAATGGCAGCAAGTGGTGATTACCGCCGGGGCCCAGCATGGCTTGATGGTCGCGATGAGCGCCCTGACCAACGCCGGCGACCTGGTGCTTTGCGAGGCGCTTTGTTACCCCGGCATCATTTCCCTGGCCCATGGCCTTGAGCGCCGCCTGCGTGGCGTGCCAATGGATGACGAAGGGATCATTCCCGAAGCCTTGCGCGAACTGTGCCTGCGAGAAAAGCCGGCGATGCTGGTCTGCGTGGCGACCTGCCAGAATCCGACGGCGGCGATCATGTCGCAAAAACGCCGGGCCCAGATCGCGGCGCTTGCCGAGGAGTTCGACTTCATCATCCTGGACGATGATATTTATGGTTTCCTCGCCACCGATCCGTCGATCAAACCGCTCTCGGCCTTTGCGCCGGATCGTTCGGTGTACCTGACCAGCTTGTCGAAGTCGGTCATGCCGGCGCTTCGCATCGGCTATCTCTATAGCCCGCCGAAACTGCTCTCACGGCTGGCCTCGATGGTGCGCAGCAGCGTCTGGATGCCTTCGCCGTTGACTGCGCAACTGGCCAGCAATGTAATCACCGAAGGCCTGGACAAAAAACTGGTCCGCATCCAACGCAACGAAGCCGCCGGACGGCAAGCCATTGCCCGGGAAATATTTGCCAATGTCGAGTTCAAGGCCCAGCCTCATGCGTATCACGTCTGGTTGACGTTGCCCGAGCCATGGACCAGCGACGAATTCACCATGCTGGCTAGGGCCAACGGCGTACTGGTGCTCAGTGGTACCCAGTTTCAGGCTGAGCGGTCCGGGAGCACCCGCTGCGTGCGGCTGGTGTTGATGTCGCCCACCAGCCAGGACGAACTGCGCTTCGCCCTGACCAAGCTGGCCAGCCTGATCGATTCCGATCCACGCCGTTACTATTAA
- a CDS encoding YebG family protein, whose translation MAVEVVYRSSRDLERLFMDKAEADRHDKMLELAELLAEVLQKAVPSLSEQQVEEAGIYMAKNRDVFAKAFKSQPDALSELLNPSDE comes from the coding sequence ATGGCCGTCGAAGTGGTATACCGCAGCAGCCGAGATCTGGAGCGCTTGTTCATGGATAAAGCCGAAGCTGACCGTCATGACAAAATGCTGGAACTCGCCGAATTGCTGGCCGAGGTTTTGCAAAAAGCCGTTCCATCGCTGAGTGAGCAGCAGGTGGAAGAGGCCGGGATCTACATGGCGAAGAATCGCGATGTGTTCGCCAAGGCATTCAAGAGCCAACCGGACGCCTTGTCCGAACTGCTCAATCCGTCGGACGAATAA
- a CDS encoding phosphate-starvation-inducible protein PsiE, with product MKINWAENLRQNVHQLAESLGNLFVETFHYLALFAIGAVTAWAAVMEFLQMIEAGHIKIDDILLLFIYLELGAMVGIYFKTNHMPVRFLIYVAITALTRLLISNVSHHSPPDLGIIYLCGGILLLAFAILVVRYASSQFPSVKIEHPHRQVGAGSSEHAEVEKGEI from the coding sequence GTGAAAATCAACTGGGCCGAGAATCTGCGCCAGAACGTGCATCAGCTGGCTGAATCCCTGGGAAACCTGTTCGTCGAGACCTTCCACTACCTGGCGTTGTTCGCCATTGGTGCGGTAACCGCGTGGGCGGCGGTCATGGAGTTCCTGCAGATGATCGAGGCGGGGCACATCAAGATCGATGACATCCTGCTGCTGTTCATCTACCTGGAATTGGGGGCGATGGTCGGGATTTACTTCAAGACCAATCACATGCCCGTGCGGTTTCTGATCTACGTGGCGATCACGGCATTGACGCGCTTGCTGATTTCCAACGTCTCCCATCACAGCCCGCCAGACCTGGGGATCATCTACCTGTGCGGTGGCATCCTGCTGCTGGCGTTCGCGATCCTGGTGGTGCGTTACGCTTCGTCGCAATTCCCTTCGGTGAAGATCGAGCACCCGCACCGCCAGGTTGGCGCGGGTTCCAGTGAGCATGCCGAAGTGGAGAAGGGAGAGATCTAG
- a CDS encoding DUF3509 domain-containing protein, protein MDNPFQIITDAFAPQYQINLSIQGLDGSIMLTLSKTGRIVAKRMISAQQRNDPERLKRLVQSIQFGIAIEQGHSAVAILEAMTGGDTIKLPPPQAQGLASSLAGF, encoded by the coding sequence ATGGACAACCCTTTTCAGATCATTACCGACGCTTTTGCGCCGCAATATCAAATCAACCTGAGCATCCAGGGCCTGGACGGCAGCATCATGCTGACCCTTTCCAAGACCGGACGCATCGTCGCCAAACGCATGATCAGTGCCCAGCAGCGCAACGATCCGGAACGGCTCAAACGCCTGGTGCAGAGCATTCAGTTCGGTATTGCCATCGAGCAGGGCCACAGCGCCGTGGCGATCCTCGAAGCCATGACCGGCGGTGACACCATCAAACTGCCACCGCCGCAGGCACAGGGGCTCGCCTCCTCCCTCGCAGGCTTCTAG
- a CDS encoding HPF/RaiA family ribosome-associated protein yields MQIQVNSDNHIQSSIRLEEWVRTTIESTLERYEEDLTRVEVHLRDENGDKPGPHDLRCQLEARPKGHQPISVTHKADTLELAIEGAATKLENALEHMFGKLRGKRAAIEVPTESVALADAMLEEEFLENERAALNG; encoded by the coding sequence ATGCAAATCCAAGTCAACAGCGATAACCATATTCAAAGCAGCATCCGACTGGAGGAGTGGGTACGTACTACCATCGAAAGCACGCTCGAACGTTATGAAGAGGATCTGACACGGGTCGAGGTTCATTTGCGGGACGAGAACGGCGACAAGCCCGGTCCCCATGATTTGCGTTGCCAGCTTGAAGCACGGCCAAAAGGCCATCAGCCGATTTCCGTGACGCACAAGGCCGATACACTGGAACTGGCGATCGAGGGGGCGGCCACCAAGCTTGAAAACGCCCTGGAGCACATGTTCGGCAAACTGCGCGGAAAACGCGCCGCTATCGAGGTTCCGACCGAATCAGTAGCCTTGGCCGATGCGATGCTGGAAGAAGAATTCCTGGAGAACGAACGGGCTGCGCTTAACGGCTGA
- a CDS encoding helix-turn-helix domain-containing protein gives MPTLQTLQVFQALNSSPNARLEHSAELGDGMAAALWSNHHDARDYEAPTHHTLSCYIAGGTGTFRRERPDTTGAPDKLCILPAGHESAWVINGDIRLAHLYFSPEQFALGCVTLLDREPRQVQLHEATFLDDPQQAQRFRQLIALNWDEPGERLLTTSLAHELLNHLLLSQVGQRQGLRLKGGLAAHQRRLLVDYIDSHLADAISLGQLAALCALSEYHFARMFRESFGLPPHQYVLARRLARARHLLRSTSQPLGDVALACGFASASHFTNRFRQVLGATPGEYRQAFLR, from the coding sequence ATGCCGACACTGCAAACCCTGCAAGTCTTTCAAGCCCTCAACAGTTCGCCCAATGCTCGCCTGGAGCACAGTGCCGAGCTCGGGGACGGCATGGCGGCTGCTTTGTGGAGCAATCATCACGACGCCCGGGACTATGAGGCGCCGACCCACCATACGCTGTCGTGCTACATCGCCGGCGGCACCGGCACGTTTCGCCGCGAACGGCCCGACACCACGGGGGCTCCCGACAAACTCTGCATCCTGCCGGCCGGCCATGAATCGGCCTGGGTCATCAACGGTGATATTCGTCTCGCTCACCTGTACTTCAGCCCCGAACAATTCGCCCTTGGCTGCGTCACGCTGCTGGACCGCGAACCCCGGCAGGTGCAACTGCACGAGGCGACCTTCCTCGACGATCCGCAACAGGCACAACGCTTTCGTCAATTGATCGCCCTGAACTGGGACGAGCCCGGTGAACGGCTGCTGACCACCAGCCTGGCCCATGAACTGCTCAACCATCTGCTGCTCAGCCAGGTTGGACAGCGTCAGGGGCTCCGCCTCAAGGGCGGGCTGGCCGCTCACCAGCGGCGGTTGCTGGTGGACTACATCGACAGCCATCTGGCCGATGCCATCAGCCTCGGGCAACTGGCGGCGCTGTGTGCGTTGTCCGAATATCACTTCGCGCGGATGTTCCGCGAAAGCTTCGGGCTGCCACCCCATCAATATGTGTTGGCCAGGCGCCTGGCACGCGCGCGGCACTTGCTGCGCAGTACTTCACAACCGCTGGGCGATGTGGCACTGGCGTGTGGATTTGCCAGCGCCAGTCACTTTACCAACCGTTTTCGCCAGGTCTTGGGCGCCACGCCCGGGGAGTATCGGCAGGCGTTTTTACGCTAG